A single genomic interval of Patescibacteria group bacterium harbors:
- a CDS encoding arylesterase → MKYSTIIVIAGIAIIVGAVFLWVNQRDFEIRNYPSQGETIIAFGDSLVKGIGAQEGNDFVSVLSAQIGEPIENFGRSGDTTERALGRIDTVLERNPKVVLVLLGGNDYILRTSKEKVFTNLGMIIEAIQERGAIVILLGVRGGILKDGYKKDFENLAREYKTAYIPNVIDDIIGNPEFMFDSIHPNDKGNKIIADRIYPILKELIE, encoded by the coding sequence ATGAAATACAGCACCATTATTGTTATTGCAGGCATTGCCATAATTGTTGGCGCTGTATTTCTGTGGGTAAATCAGAGGGATTTTGAAATACGAAACTATCCTTCGCAGGGAGAAACTATTATTGCATTTGGCGACAGTCTTGTTAAAGGTATTGGGGCACAGGAAGGTAATGATTTTGTCTCGGTGTTGTCTGCGCAGATTGGAGAGCCCATAGAAAACTTTGGCAGAAGCGGGGATACGACAGAGCGCGCACTTGGGAGGATTGACACGGTTCTTGAAAGAAATCCAAAAGTGGTACTTGTTCTATTGGGAGGCAATGACTATATATTGAGAACATCAAAAGAAAAAGTGTTTACCAATCTTGGAATGATAATAGAGGCAATACAAGAGAGGGGAGCTATCGTCATTCTTTTGGGAGTTCGTGGCGGGATTCTCAAAGACGGCTACAAAAAAGATTTTGAAAATCTTGCCCGAGAGTACAAAACGGCATATATTCCAAATGTCATTGATGACATCATTGGCAATCCCGAATTTATGTTTGACTCTATTCACCCCAACGACAAAGGCAACAAAATAATTGCCGACCGCATATATCCCATCCTCAAAGAGTTGATTGAGTAA